The DNA sequence TGGCTACTAATAGTTAATAATTTTTGTTGCATCTTACAAAAAGAGAATTAAATTCAATAGAAATTTGCATTTTTATTTTGGCGGTAAGCAGGGTGGAGTGGAGGATTTTTCTATCAGAGGAAATAGTTAAATCCTCAGAGTGCATAGATTACTTTAAAGATTCCTACATCATTGAATTCCTCAGGCTGCTTTCAGAAATTCCCCAAGAAGAAGCTCTTGAAACTCTAAAGAGAAAGCTTCAATCCATCTCTAAATCTTTCAACACTCTTTTTCCAAAAAACCTATCAGAAGCCGAAATACCTGTAAAGGTCAAAGAGCTGATAGAAAACAACCAACCCTTACTGCTACCCTCCTCCCTAACGATAGTAAAAGTGGACTCTTCGTTTTTCATGCTTTTCCTGAAAAAACTGAAAAATAAATTTTTCCTGGCATTAGCAGAACTTGACTGCTCAGTCGCCGAAGATAGCCAGATTATAAACGAAAGTCTCGTCATAGAATACATAAGCAACCTGGTAAAGAACGGCGACAGATTCTTAATCCTATCCGTTGACATTGAAAACTTTTCCAGAATAAACGACAGCTACGGCATAAAGGCAGGCGACAGAATACTTTCAGAAATACTGAAAAGGTTAAAAGAAACGTTAGAAGACTGCAACAGCAAAGTATTCAGATTTTACTCCGACAAATTCATCATCGTCCATCACCACGACTGCGAAAATCCCCTCAAAGAACTCAAACCCATAGTCAGCAAGGTTTTAGACGTTTTCAAAGAACCTTTTTCAACCAACGGCAAAAAGGTATACGTAGTCCCCAACATCGGCGCATCGTTCTTCCCTGAACACGGAGAAAGCGTTTTGGTAAAAGCAGAATTAGCCCAGAAAGAAGCGTTCCTGAGACAGGTGCCTCTCATCGTATTCTCAGAAGATATCGGCATCTCAGAAAAAGTCCTTGAAATACTAACCAAAATAAAAGAAGACCTTAAAGAGAACAGGATAACAATATACCTGCAGCCAAAGGTTGACCTGAATTCAGGCGAAATCATAGGTGCAGAAGCGTTGATGCGCTGTTCCGTCCCGCCAGGCGAAGCGATTCCAGTAATCACAGAATACGGTCTCCTTTTTGATGTCGGCGAAGTCATACTGAAGAAAAGTCTCAACGTTTTAAGAAGGCTTGAAAGGTTAAACGTTAATATTCCCATTTCGGTAAACGTATCCTACTCTCAACTGATAGATAAAAGGTTCATTCCTCTAATAGACAAACTCATCAAAAACTACCGAATCAACCCGGAACTTTTAGTGTTTGAGATAACAGAAACAGAAGCAACCAAATGCACAGAAAACCTGATGGAAACGTTAGAAGAGATTAAAAAGCGGAAGATAAAACTCTCAATTGACGATTTCGGAACCGGATACTCTTCTCTATCAAGGCTCAAACTCCTGAAAGCCTGGGAAATCAAAATAGACAAAAGTTTCATTTTGAACTTAGACAGAAACATAGAAGACAAAAGCATCGTAAAGTTCATAATAGACATAGGAAAGCTTCTATCTTTAGAAGTTGTAGCCGAAGGCATAGAGAAACAGGAACAGATAGATATACTCAAAGAGTTGGGATGCTACAAAGGACAGGGATTTTTCTTCTACCCTCCGCTACCGGTAGAAGAGTTCTTCAACCTGATAACGAAAAAACGTTAGTCGTCAACCTTCACAACTCTATCAACAAAAGAAGCATCTACCCTATCATCACCTTCCTTTTGAGAGAGCAAAACTAAAAATTCCTTATTCCCTTTAGGACCTCTCGGCTTAGAAAGGGTCAATTTTTCAGGATAAAGTCCGATAGAACGAGCAAACTCTAAAACTTTATTAATCGCTTTCTTGTGAAGTTCAGGGTCTCTTATCACCCCTTTACCTCTATCAACCTCCCTCTTGGTCAATTCAAACTGGGGCTTTATAAGAACAATCATCTTTCCTTCAGGCTTTAAAAACTGCTTAACCACCGGTAAAAGTTTCGTCACAGATATAAAAGAGACGTCCATAACAACCAAATCCACCTTTTCAGGAATCTCCTTTTCGGTTAAATACCTTGCGTTGAAACGTTCAATAGAGATAACTCTCGGGTCATTTCTCAACTTCCAGTCAAGCTGACCTCTACCGACGTCAACGGCGTAAACCTTCTTTGCTCCGTGCTGAAGAAGGCAATCGGTAAATCCACCCGTTGAAGCGCCAACGTCAAGACACACAAAACCTGAAACGTCAACACCAAACTCCTTCAGAGCTGTCTCTAACTTCAGTCCACCCCTTGAAACGTAAGGAATGTCCTCCTCTTTCACCTCTATCACGCTGTCTGCAGGAACAGACGTTCCCGGTTTATCAACAACCTGACCGTTAACCTTTACTTTTCCAGCCATTATCAGAGCTTTCGCCCTTTCTCTGCTTTTTACAAGACCTTTTTCAACTAAAAGTTTATCTATCCTTTCCTTCTTCATTTCACCTTCCTCTTAAACCCTTTAAGCACTAATTTCCTGACATCAAAAATCATCCCGGTAAGCAAAGAT is a window from the Desulfurobacterium pacificum genome containing:
- a CDS encoding putative bifunctional diguanylate cyclase/phosphodiesterase, translating into MEWRIFLSEEIVKSSECIDYFKDSYIIEFLRLLSEIPQEEALETLKRKLQSISKSFNTLFPKNLSEAEIPVKVKELIENNQPLLLPSSLTIVKVDSSFFMLFLKKLKNKFFLALAELDCSVAEDSQIINESLVIEYISNLVKNGDRFLILSVDIENFSRINDSYGIKAGDRILSEILKRLKETLEDCNSKVFRFYSDKFIIVHHHDCENPLKELKPIVSKVLDVFKEPFSTNGKKVYVVPNIGASFFPEHGESVLVKAELAQKEAFLRQVPLIVFSEDIGISEKVLEILTKIKEDLKENRITIYLQPKVDLNSGEIIGAEALMRCSVPPGEAIPVITEYGLLFDVGEVILKKSLNVLRRLERLNVNIPISVNVSYSQLIDKRFIPLIDKLIKNYRINPELLVFEITETEATKCTENLMETLEEIKKRKIKLSIDDFGTGYSSLSRLKLLKAWEIKIDKSFILNLDRNIEDKSIVKFIIDIGKLLSLEVVAEGIEKQEQIDILKELGCYKGQGFFFYPPLPVEEFFNLITKKR
- a CDS encoding TlyA family RNA methyltransferase; translated protein: MKKERIDKLLVEKGLVKSRERAKALIMAGKVKVNGQVVDKPGTSVPADSVIEVKEEDIPYVSRGGLKLETALKEFGVDVSGFVCLDVGASTGGFTDCLLQHGAKKVYAVDVGRGQLDWKLRNDPRVISIERFNARYLTEKEIPEKVDLVVMDVSFISVTKLLPVVKQFLKPEGKMIVLIKPQFELTKREVDRGKGVIRDPELHKKAINKVLEFARSIGLYPEKLTLSKPRGPKGNKEFLVLLSQKEGDDRVDASFVDRVVKVDD